From the genome of Candidatus Krumholzibacteriota bacterium, one region includes:
- the floA gene encoding flotillin-like protein FloA (flotillin-like protein involved in membrane lipid rafts), producing the protein MPLSGIGLFFLVIVLFVLILLFFYFVPIGLWITAYFSGVRVRIIRDLIGMRLRKVPPQKIIRPMIAATKAGISVDVDKLEAHYLAGGNVQNVINALISADKANINLTFERATAIDLAGRDVFEAVKMSVNPKVINTPMIAAVAMDGIQVKATSRVTVRANIDRLVGGAGEETIIARVGEGIVTTIGSSTSHKGVLENPDRISKTVLEKGLDSGTAFEILSIDIADVDVGANIGAKLQTDQAEADKRIAQAKAEERRALAVAAEQEMVARVQEMRAKVVEAEAEIPRAIAEAFRSGNLGVMDYYNLRNIQADTGMRNSIAGPSDKPFGGKDEV; encoded by the coding sequence CTACTTCGTTCCCATCGGCCTGTGGATCACGGCCTACTTCTCCGGCGTGCGCGTGCGCATCATCCGCGACCTGATCGGCATGCGCCTTCGCAAGGTGCCGCCGCAGAAGATCATCCGCCCGATGATCGCGGCGACCAAGGCGGGGATCTCCGTCGACGTCGACAAGCTGGAGGCCCACTATCTCGCCGGGGGCAACGTGCAGAACGTCATCAACGCGCTCATCTCGGCCGACAAGGCGAACATCAATCTCACCTTCGAACGAGCGACCGCCATCGACCTCGCCGGCCGCGACGTCTTCGAGGCCGTCAAGATGAGCGTCAATCCGAAGGTGATCAACACGCCGATGATCGCCGCGGTCGCGATGGACGGCATCCAGGTGAAGGCGACGAGCCGCGTGACGGTACGCGCCAACATCGACCGGCTCGTTGGCGGCGCCGGCGAGGAGACGATCATCGCGAGGGTCGGCGAGGGGATCGTCACGACGATCGGTTCCTCCACCTCGCACAAGGGCGTCCTCGAGAATCCCGACCGGATATCGAAGACGGTCCTCGAAAAAGGGCTCGACTCGGGCACGGCCTTCGAGATCCTCTCGATCGACATCGCCGACGTCGACGTTGGCGCGAACATCGGCGCGAAGCTCCAGACGGACCAGGCGGAGGCGGACAAGCGGATCGCCCAGGCGAAGGCCGAGGAGCGCCGCGCCCTGGCCGTCGCCGCCGAACAGGAGATGGTGGCCAGGGTCCAGGAGATGCGCGCGAAGGTCGTCGAGGCGGAGGCCGAGATCCCGCGCGCCATCGCCGAGGCGTTCCGCTCGGGCAACCTCGGCGTTATGGATTACTACAACCTGAGGAACATCCAGGCCGACACCGGCATGCGAAACTCGATCGCCGGACCGAGCGACAAGCCCTTCGGCGGAAAGGACGAGGTCTGA
- a CDS encoding glycosyltransferase family 39 protein, whose translation MHGRSPAAFVAAMLLLLLAVHVAVASQDLGTLARNGFLYDDSFYAFKIAQNIAAGSGSTFDGIHPTNGFQPLYVFLLVPVYLLAGNDLVLPIYVALAMLAVFTSLTALFVYRISRRYVGAAASLAAALVWGLSPIVIKQSANGLETAVAAFMIALSVWFYIERVRPAERPTAGRYLALGSLLGLTVLARIDGGLLVLVILLDQLVLFRRRRIGARRAYSLLFVPLGVMLCYGPWLAYSIVECGSPLQDSGAATRFLSLAYTSYFHQGPESLAMTGPDGAFVLKHVTHAVSVLKVIPPVHVLFRSIDRLGASLGAGGFFHGAGNVFGALVLLGAGAAIARWRRDERRSRRRELDFLLLYSVLLVAAYATYIFGVFYFLRYFYPVYLVACLYGAFLLQDLFDLVRERRASFRRFLVVAGAVYATLFLFFSFSQAFRSHPVYPFYDLSRWVDEHTTRNETIGVFQCGTIGYLSGRTTINLDGKVNRDAYAALREGHLGRYIREEGIDVVLDHRRIVELFLGYTPERMKGACTPVDGEGDGHPCGWVAYRPFSGARTAGGGHPPGATTATDAFAPAD comes from the coding sequence ATGCATGGACGATCACCCGCGGCGTTCGTCGCCGCCATGCTGCTGCTCCTGCTGGCCGTGCACGTGGCTGTCGCCTCGCAGGATCTCGGAACGCTCGCGCGGAACGGGTTCCTCTACGACGACAGTTTCTACGCGTTCAAGATCGCGCAGAACATCGCAGCCGGAAGCGGATCCACATTCGACGGGATCCACCCGACGAACGGATTCCAGCCCCTCTACGTCTTCCTTCTCGTCCCCGTCTACCTCCTCGCGGGGAACGATCTCGTTCTGCCGATCTACGTCGCGCTGGCGATGCTCGCCGTCTTCACGAGTCTTACCGCCCTGTTCGTCTACCGGATATCGAGGCGATACGTTGGAGCGGCCGCGTCGCTCGCCGCGGCGCTCGTCTGGGGTTTGTCGCCGATCGTCATAAAGCAGAGCGCGAACGGGCTCGAGACGGCCGTCGCCGCGTTCATGATCGCCCTTTCCGTCTGGTTCTACATCGAACGCGTCCGCCCCGCCGAGCGTCCGACGGCCGGCAGGTATCTCGCGCTCGGCTCATTGCTCGGGCTCACCGTTCTCGCCCGGATCGACGGCGGCCTGCTCGTCCTCGTCATCCTGCTCGACCAGCTCGTGCTCTTCCGCCGCCGCCGCATAGGGGCGAGACGCGCGTATTCGCTGCTTTTCGTACCGCTCGGCGTCATGCTCTGCTACGGGCCGTGGCTCGCATACAGCATCGTCGAGTGCGGATCCCCCCTCCAGGACAGCGGGGCGGCCACCCGGTTCCTGTCGCTCGCGTACACCTCCTATTTCCACCAGGGCCCGGAGAGTCTCGCGATGACGGGGCCCGACGGGGCCTTCGTCTTGAAGCACGTGACCCATGCGGTTTCCGTTCTCAAGGTGATTCCGCCGGTCCATGTCCTCTTTCGCTCGATCGACCGGCTCGGCGCCTCGCTCGGTGCCGGCGGGTTCTTCCACGGGGCGGGGAACGTGTTCGGCGCGCTCGTGCTTCTCGGCGCGGGGGCGGCGATCGCCCGCTGGCGACGGGACGAGCGGCGCTCGAGGAGGCGGGAGCTCGATTTCCTGCTCCTCTACTCCGTGCTCCTCGTCGCCGCGTACGCGACCTACATCTTCGGCGTCTTCTATTTCCTGCGTTACTTCTATCCCGTCTACCTGGTCGCATGCCTCTACGGGGCCTTCCTTTTGCAGGACCTCTTCGATCTCGTCAGGGAACGGCGGGCGTCGTTCCGGCGGTTTCTCGTGGTCGCCGGAGCGGTCTATGCGACGCTCTTCCTCTTCTTCTCCTTCTCACAGGCTTTTCGGTCGCATCCAGTCTATCCCTTCTACGATCTCTCGCGCTGGGTGGACGAGCACACGACGCGGAACGAGACGATCGGCGTTTTCCAGTGCGGAACGATCGGCTATCTCTCCGGCCGGACGACGATCAATCTCGACGGCAAGGTCAACCGCGACGCATACGCCGCCCTCAGGGAGGGACATCTCGGCCGCTACATCCGCGAGGAGGGGATCGATGTCGTGCTCGACCACCGGCGCATCGTCGAGCTCTTTCTCGGATACACGCCCGAGAGGATGAAGGGGGCATGCACGCCCGTCGACGGCGAAGGCGACGGGCACCCGTGCGGATGGGTCGCCTACCGGCCCTTCTCCGGTGCGCGGACCGCGGGCGGCGGACACCCTCCAGGCGCGACGACCGCCACCGACGCCTTCGCGCCGGCAGACTGA